A region from the Coffea eugenioides isolate CCC68of chromosome 9, Ceug_1.0, whole genome shotgun sequence genome encodes:
- the LOC113782369 gene encoding uncharacterized protein LOC113782369, translated as MASVFIAWFLTSDASAKNHIRVILPIVVCWFIWLARNRERFQGGRWEVNGIIRDVDNFIDQLGKANRLRRSQFRGDADCEWLRLVRGHPRRRSPCAIAWNKPPCGKLKLNSDASVIQGKATGGGLLRDYQGKLIFAFYKEFGDQGVLEAECMALLVGLQLCHQRGVVPSLVEVDSKALVQLVVSGAVAKWPLCNNLRKVRCLLEGFSAAIYHVFREANVPADRLAAVGLMGSQVFDQGHQLPAIVRSAILLDSWGVPGVRWFSEDV; from the coding sequence ATGGCTTCGGTTTTCATTGCTTGGTTTCTAACTTCAGATGCATCGGCGAAGAATCATATTAGGGTGATATTGCCAATTGTGGTGTGTTGGTTTATCTGGTTGGCTAGGAACCGGGAGCGTTTTCAAGGAGGGCGTTGGGAGGTCAACGGGATAATTCGAGATGTGGATAATTTTATAGACCAGTTGGGGAAGGCTAATAGGCTTCGTCGGTCCCAGTTCAGGGGTGATGCAGATTGTGAGTGGCTGCGGTTGGTCAGAGGTCATCCTAGGCGAAGGTCCCCATGTGCGATTGCCTGGAATAAGCCGCCCTGTGGAAAGTTAAAATTGAATTCGGACGCCAGTGTGATTCAAGGGAAGGCCACGGGTGGGGGGCTGCTGCGTGACTATCAGGGGAAgttgatttttgcattttataAGGAGTTTGGGGATCAGGGGGTGTTAGAGGCAGAGTGTATGGCGCTCCTGGTTGGGTTGCAGTTGTGTCATCAACGAGGGGTGGTTCCTTCGTTGGTTGAGGTAGACTCCAAGGCGTTGGTTCAGTTGGTTGTCTCAGGGGCGGTTGCGAAGTGGCCATTATGTAATAATTTAAGGAAGGTTAGATGTCTTCTGGAGGGTTTTTCTGCTGCCATCTACCATGTTTTCCGGGAGGCCAATGTACCCGCAGATAGGCTTGCAGCGGTTGGGTTAATGGGTTCCCAGGTGTTTGATCAGGGTCACCAACTGCCGGCGATTGTTCGGTCTGCCATCTTATTGGATTCATGGGGAGTGCCAGGGGTGCGGTGGTTCAGTGAGGATGTTTAG